The DNA segment GATGCTTCGTGCAGGTACTGCCTTGTTCGATGTTCGTGATTTTGAGGCAGTGATGCAAAACAGCCTGCTGCATGTCAGCCTGCACGATTTGCAGGGGAAGGCAGGCAGTATCGTCGTGGAGGTAAAAAGTGAGTAAGGAGGAAACGCTATGCGGGAAAGTCATGCAAACAAATCAGTATCGTTTCTGATGGAGCTCATTTTTGTTCTCTTTTTCTTCACGATTGCCAGTGCAATCTGTGTGTTTGTACTGGGTAAGGCAAAGGATAAAAACGATATAGCTGCAGATACGAGAAATGCTTTGCAGTATGGTGAAAATCTGATTGCCCAAAGAAACGAGACGGCTGTGCTGCAACAGCTGCAGAAAGAAACGCTGTATCTGGATGAGGATGGGAACAGTGTAGCGAAAAAGGCAGGCTATTACCGTGTGGTCGTAGCACAGAAGCAGCCATCAAAGGATGGTCAAATGACTCTTTGTGAGCTTTGTATATATCGCAAGGACAGGGAGCTGGTGCGTCTGCCCTTCCTTCTGGAAGGGGGAATCAGAAGTGAGAAATGAAAAACGGGGAATACAGATCGGTCTGGGTGCTTCCAGCATCTTTATGATTTTTGTCGTTTTATGCATGATGATCTTATCTGTGTTATCCTATACGCGGGCATTGCAGAATGAGAAAATCGCACAGCGGGAAAAGCTGTATCAGGAGGCGTATGCAAGAAGTGATACAGGGGCACAGCTGCTCGTGAATGAGATGCGTCAGCATGCGGATTTGCGTCTGGAGCAGCTTCTGAAGCTGGAACAGGTAGAAAAGCTGCTGGAGGAATACCACATGGAAACGAAATGGAGCCAGGCAGAGCTGCTTGTCAACATACCGGTTCAGGAGGATCAGCAGCTGCAGCTAAGATTGCAAAAGCAGAATAAGAGCCTGCTGATAAGGGCTTGGAAAACAATAACGAAGGGAGATGCATCGGATGGTAACGATTGAACAGATGCTGAAGGAAGCTATCGCTATGAATGCTTCCGATATATTTCTGGTGGCAGGACATCCATATGCGTTTAAAATAAACGGAGAGATACACTCCATGCAGGAAACACGGCTGATGCCAAAGGATACCGCACGGCTGATACAGGAAATCTATCGCTATGCACTTCAGAATTCCTATGAGGACTTTCTGAATAAAAAGGATGATGACTTCTCTTTTTCCATACCGGATGTCGGGCGCTTTCGCTGCAACGTTTATCTGCAGCGAAACTCGCAGGCTGCTGTACTGCGCGTGGTCAGATTTGAATTGCCGGATCCTGTGGAATTGAATATACCAAAGGTCATAACCTCCCTTTCCTCTGTGAAAAAGGGTATGATTCTAGTCAGTGGGCCTGCCGGCTGTGGAAAGTCCACGACACTTGCCTGCATCATTGATAAAATCAATGAAAGCCGCAATGTACATATCATTACGATTGAAGATCCTATTGAATACCTGCATGCGCATAAGAAAAGCATTGTATCCCAGCGTGAGGTTTACCACGATACACAGGATTATCTAAATGCCCTTCGTTCCGCACTGCGTGAGGCTCCGGAGGTGATTCTGGTCGGGGAGATGCGCGATTTGGAAACGATCAACACCGCGGTCACCGCTGCAGAGACAGGACATCTGATTTTATCTACACTACATACGATGGGAGCAGCGAACACGATTGACCGAATGATCGATGTGTTTCCAAGCGAACAGCAGCAGCAGATTCGTGTACAGCTGTCTATGACGCTTCATGCTGTAATCAGTGAGCAGCTGGTGCCGACGATAGACGGCAGTATTGTGCCTGTTTTTGAAATCATGATTGTAAATCCTGCAATCCGGACGCAGATTCGGGAAGGAAAAATTCATCAGCTGGAAAATTCTATGATTGCAGGAAAGGATCAGGGGATGATCACCATGGATGAAAGTCTGATGAAGCTGTATGAGGCCGGTCGCATCGATAAGGAAACAGCCCTGATGTATGCCGGTAATTCAGAGCGTATGCGTAAAAAATTGAATATCTGACAGCGGAGG comes from the Erysipelotrichaceae bacterium 66202529 genome and includes:
- a CDS encoding PilT/PilU family type 4a pilus ATPase translates to MVTIEQMLKEAIAMNASDIFLVAGHPYAFKINGEIHSMQETRLMPKDTARLIQEIYRYALQNSYEDFLNKKDDDFSFSIPDVGRFRCNVYLQRNSQAAVLRVVRFELPDPVELNIPKVITSLSSVKKGMILVSGPAGCGKSTTLACIIDKINESRNVHIITIEDPIEYLHAHKKSIVSQREVYHDTQDYLNALRSALREAPEVILVGEMRDLETINTAVTAAETGHLILSTLHTMGAANTIDRMIDVFPSEQQQQIRVQLSMTLHAVISEQLVPTIDGSIVPVFEIMIVNPAIRTQIREGKIHQLENSMIAGKDQGMITMDESLMKLYEAGRIDKETALMYAGNSERMRKKLNI